One stretch of Astatotilapia calliptera chromosome 3, fAstCal1.2, whole genome shotgun sequence DNA includes these proteins:
- the LOC113018933 gene encoding actin-related protein 2-A: protein MDSQGRKVVVSDNGTGFVKCGFAGSNFPKHIFPALVGRPIIRSSARVGNIEIKDLMVGEEASECRSMLEMSYPMENGMVRCWEDMLHLWDYTFGSECLDINPKECKILLTEPPMNPTKNREKIAEIMFEKYQFYGIYVAIQAVLTLYAQGLLTGVVVDSGDGVTHICPVYEGFSLPHLTRRLDIAGRDVTRYLIKLLLLRGYAFNHTADFETVRMLKEKLCYVAYNIEQEQHLATETTYLVETFTLPDGRQVKVGGERFGAPEALFQPHLINVEGAGVAELLFNTIQAADIDLRADFYKHIVLSGGTTMYPGLPSRLEREIKQLYLERVLKGDTEKLSKFKIRIEDPPRRKHMVFMGGAVLANIMKDKESFWMTRQEYQEKGLGVLQKLGGGVR from the exons ATGGACAGCCAGGGGAGGAAAGTGGTGGTCAGTGACAATGGGACAGGG TTTGTCAAGTGTGGTTTTGCCGGCTCCAACTTCCCAAAGCACATCTTCCCGGCCCTGGTGGGCCGGCCAATCATACGATCATCCGCCAGAGTGGGCAACATCGAGATAAAG GACCTAATGGTGGGAGAAGAGGCCAGCGAGTGTCGCTCCATGCTAGAGATGTCCTACCCCATGGAGAATGGCATGGTGCGCTGCTGGGAGGACATGCTCCACCTGTGGGACTACACCTTTGGCTCAGAATGCCTGGACATCAACCCAAAAGAATGCAAG ATCCTACTGACTGAGCCGCCCATGAACCCGACCAAAAACCGCGAGAAAATCGCTGAAATCATGTTTGAGAAGTACCAGTTCTACGGCATCTACGTGGCCATCCAGGCCGTGCTCACTCTGTACGCTCAGG GTTTGCTTACCGGTGTTGTAGTTGACTCAGGAGACGGCGTCACCCACATCTGTCCAGTGTACGAGGGCTTCTCTTTGCCCCACCTTACACGCAGGCTGGACATCGCAGGACGTGATGTCACACGCTACCTCATTAAG CTCCTGCTACTTCGCGGCTACGCCTTCAACCACACTGCTGACTTTGAGACCGTGCGCATGCTGAAGGAGAAGCTCTGCTATGTGGCATACAACATTGAGCAAGAGCAGCATTTGGCCACAGAGACCACTTACCTGGTGGAGACATTCACA CTTCCTGATGGCAGGCAGGTGAAGGTGGGCGGAGAACGATTCGGGGCTCCTGAAGCTCTTTTCCAGCCTCATCTCATCAACGTGGAGGGAGCTGGAGTAGCCGAGCTGCTGTTTAACACCATCCAGGCTGCAGACATTGACCTCAG GGCCGACTTCTATAAGCACATTGTTCTGTCCGGGGGGACCACCATGTACCCGGGCCTCCCATCCAGGCTCGAGAGGGAGATCAAGCAGCTCTACCTGGAAAGAGTGCTCAAGGGAGACACTGAGAAACTATCA AAGTTCAAGATCCGAATCGAGGACCCTCCCAGGAGAAAACACATGGTGTTCATGGGCGGTGCTGTGCTGGCTAACATCATGAAAGACAAAGAATCCTTCTGGATGACTAGACAAGAATACCAGGAGAAAGGCCTGGGAGTGCTGCAGAAGCTGGGAGGTGGagtcagataa
- the six7 gene encoding SIX homeobox 7: MFPLPMFTPDQVARVCENLEETGDIERLGRFLWSLPAAVPGSAGEALNRHESIMRARALVAFHGGNFEALYQILQSHRFTRESHAKLQDLWLDAHYREAERLRGRPLGPVEKYRIRKKFPLPRTIWDGEQKTHCFKERTRSLLREWYLQDPYPNPSRKRHLAQATGLTPTQVGNWFKNRRQRDRAASAKNRLQQDPSLLPSESSPNGSLQGHHHHPRLLPASPCHPGSPEASDCSTEPEPRGTGASTPEISVSSDSEFES, encoded by the exons ATGTTCCCCCTGCCGATGTTCACACCGGACCAGGTAGCTCGGGTGTGCGAGAACCTGGAGGAGACCGGGGATATCGAGCGCCTCGGTCGGTTCCTCTGGTCCCTGCCAGCCGCCGTCCCTGGTTCCGCCGGGGAAGCGCTCAATCGACACGAGTCCATAATGCGAGCCAGAGCGCTGGTCGCGTTTCATGGAGGGAACTTCGAGGCTCTTTACCAAATCCTGCAGAGTCACCGTTTCACGCGCGAGTCTCACGCCAAGCTGCAAGACCTGTGGCTGGACGCGCATTACCGAGAGGCAGAGAGGCTCCGTGGGAGACCCCTGGGCCCGGTGGAGAAGTACCGCATCCGCAAGAAGTTCCCGCTGCCCCGCACCATCTGGGACGGCGAGCAGAAGACGCACTGCTTCAAG GAAAGAACTCGCAGTTTGCTACGAGAGTGGTATCTCCAAGATCCGTATCCTAATCCGTCCAGGAAACGCCACCTGGCCCAGGCCACCGGGCTCACACCTACGCAAGTCGGGAACTGGTTCAAGAACCGCCGGCAAAGAGACAGAGCTGCCTCAGCAAAGAACAG GCTGCAGCAGGATCCTTCCCTCCTGCCCTCTGAAAGCTCTCCCAACGGCTCCCTCCAGGGACACCACCATCACCCCCGCCTGCTGCCCGCCTCCCCTTGCCACCCGGGCAGCCCCGAGGCCAGCGACTGCAGCACAGAGCCCGAGCCCAGAGGAACCGGGGCCTCCACCCCGGAGATCTCCGTCAGCAGCGACAGCGAGTTTGAGTCTTGA